The genomic window GTGCGCAACGCCATCAACAACACCAACGCCGACGGCCCGAAGGGCTCGCTGGAGTTCGGCGACCGGCACTGGCAGGTGGACTCCAACGACCAGCTGCGCAAGGCCAGCGAGTACGCGCCGCTGATCGTCCACTACAACGCCGAGACCGGCGCCGCGGTGCGCCTGAAGGACGTCGCCACGGTCACCGACTCGGTGGAGGACGTGCGCAACGCCGGCTTCTCCGACGACCTGCCGGCGGTGCTGCTGATCATCACCCGGCAGCCGGGCGCCAACATCATCGAGGCCACCGACGCCATCCACGAGCAGTTGCCGATCATCCAGGACGTGCTCGGCCCGCAGGTGAAACTGTCGGTGATGGACGACCGCAGCCCGTCGATCCGCTCCTCGCTGGAAGAAGCCGAGCTGACCCTGATCATCTCCGTGGTGCTGGTGATCCTGGTGGTCTACCTGTTCCTGCGCAACGGCCGCGCCACGCTGATCCCCAGCCTCGCGGTGCCGGTGTCGCTGGTGGGCACCTTCGCGGTCATGTACCTGTGCGGCTTCTCGCTGAACAACCTGTCGCTGATGGCGCTGATCATCGCCACCGGCTTCGTGGTGGACGACGCTATCGTCGTGGTGGAGAACATCGCCCGGCGCATCGAGGAGGGCGATCCGCCGATCCAGGCGGCCATCCGTGGCGCGCGGGAAGTGAGTTTCACCGTGCTGTCGATGACCCTGTCGCTGGTGGCGGTATTCATCCCGCTGCTGCTCATGGGCGGCATCACCGGGCGGCTGTTCCGCGAGTTCTCGGTGACCCTGGCGGCGGCCATCCTGGTGTCGCTGGTGGTGTCCCTGACGCTGACGCCGATGCTCTGTGCGCGCCTGCTCAAACCGGTCGAGCGCGGGCCGAAGAAGGCCTCGCTGGAGCGCCAGAGCAACCGCTATTTCGTCGCCTTCATGCAGCGCTACCGCGCCAGCCTGAGCTGGGCGCTGGAGCATTCGCGGCTGATGGTGGTGATCATGCTCGGCTGCATTGCGCTGAACCTGTACCTCTTCGTGGTGGTGCCCAAGGGCTTCCTGCCGCAGCAGGACTCCGGACGCCTGCGCGGCTTCGCGGTGGCCGACCAGAGCATCTCGTTCCAGGCGCTGGACAAGAAAATGGCCGAGTTCCGCCGGATCCTCTCCGAGGACCCGGGCGTGGAGAACGTGGTGGGCTTCGTCGGCGGCGGCAAGTGGCAGTCGAGCAATACCGGCTCCTTCTTCGTCACCCTGAAGGACATCTCCGAGCGCGACTCCGCCGAAACCATCGTCAACCGCCTGCGCAAGCGGCTGGCGCAGGTGCCCGGCGCCAACCTGTTCCTGGTCGCCGGCCAGGACGTGCGCATCGGCGGCCGCCAGGGCAATGCGCAGTACGACTTCACCCTGCGCAGCGATGACCTCACCCTGCTGCGCGAATGGGCGCCCAAGGTGGAGGCGGCGATGAACAAGGTGCCGCAGATCGTCGACGTCAGCAGCGACGCCCAGGACAAGGGCGTGCAGAGCCGCCTGGTGATCGACCGCGACCGCGCGGCGAGCCTAGGGGTGAACGTCGCCGAGGTGGACGCGGTGCTGAACAACTCCTACGGCCAGCGCCAGGTCTCGACCATCTTCAACCCGCTGAACCAGTACCACGTGGTAATGGAGGTCGCCCAGCCGTACCAGGAGACGCCCGAGGAGCTGCGCCAGGTCTACGTGATCAATAGCGAAGGCCAGCGCATCCCGCTCTCGGCCTTCACCCACATCGAGCCGAGCCGCGCGCCGCTGGAGGTCAACCACCAGGGCCAGTTCGCCGCCACCACCTTCTCCTTCAACCTGGCCCAGGGCGCGCAGATCGGCCCGGCCCGCGATGCGATCCTGGCGGCGGTGGAGCCGATCCACCTGCCGATGGAAATCCAGGCCACCTTCGAGGGCAACGCCGGAGCGGTGCAGGACACGCAGAACGACATGCCGTGGCTGATCCTGCTGGCGCTGGTGTCGGTCTACATCGTGCTGGGCATCCTCTACGAAAGCTACGTGCACCCGCTGACCATTCTCTCCACGCTGCCCTCGGCGGGCGTCGGCGCGCTGCTCACGCTGATGCTGTTCCGCACCGAGCTGTCGCTGATCGCGCTGATCGGCGTGATCCTGCTGATCGGTATCGTGAAAAAGAACGCCATCATGATGATCGACTTCGCCCTGGACGCCGAACGCACCCAGGGCCTGTCGCCGCGGGACGCGATCCTGGAGGCGGCGATGAAGCGCTTCCGGCCGATCATGATGACCACCCTGGCCGCCATCCTCGGCGCGCTGCCGCTGATCTTCGGCATCGGCGGCGACGCCGCGCTGCGTCGCCCGCTGGGCATGACCATCGTCGGCGGCCTGATCGGCAGCCAGTTGCTGACCCTGTACACCACCCCCGTCGTCTACCTCTACCTCGACCGCCTGCGCCATTGGGTCAACCAGAAGCGCGGCGTGCGCACCGACGGCGCCCTGGAGACACCCGTATGATCCGTTCCCGTTCCCTGCTCACTCCGCTGGCCCTGGCCCTGGCGCTGGCCGGTTGCGCCATCGGCCCGGACTACCAGCGCCCCGAGCTGACGGTGCCCGCCAGCTTCAAGGAGGGTGAGGGCTGGCAGCTGGCCAAGCCGCAGGACGGTTTCAACCACGGCGCCTGGTGGGAGCTGTACGGCGACGCCACGCTGAACGACCTGCAGACCCGCCTGGTGGCCGCCAACCAGACCCTGGCGCAATCGCTGGCGTCCTACCGCCAGGCCCAGGCGCTGGCCAAGGGCGCGCGTTCTTCCTTCTTCCCGACGATCAGCGCCGACGTCGGCAAGACCCGTTCCGGCCAGGGCACCGGCAGCGGCGGCAGCGTGCGCCTGCCGGACGGTTCCACCGTCAGCAGTGGCGGCGGCAGCAGTTCGATCAGCAACAGCTACTCGGCGAGCCTGGGTGTGAGCTGGGAGCTGGACCTCTGGGGCAAGCTGCGTCGCCAACTGGAGGCCGACACCGCCAGCATGGACGCCAGCGCCGCGGACCTGGCCAACTCGCGTCTGTCCCTGCAGTCGCAGTTGACGCAGAACTACCTGCAGCTGCGGGTGATGGACCAGCAGATCAAGCTGCTCAACGACACGGTCACCGCCTACCAGCGCTCGCTCAAGCTCACCGAGAACCAGTACAACGCCGGTATCGTCACCAAGGCCGATGTCGCCCAGGCGCGCACCCAGCTCAAGAGCACCGAGGCCCAGGCCATCGACCTGAAATACCAGCGCGCCCAGCTCGAGCACGCCATCGCCGTGCTGGTCGGCGTGCCGCCGGCCCAGTTCTCCCTGGCGGCGGTGGACGGCGTGCCGAAGTTGCCGGCAGTGCCGGCGCTGCTGCCGTCCGAATTGCTGCAACGCCGGCCGGACGTGGCTTCGGCCGAGCGCCAGGTGATTGCCGCCAACGCCAAGATCGGCGTGGCCAAGGCCGCCTGGTTCCCCGACCTGACCCTTACCGCCGCCGGCGGCTATCGCAGCGGCAGCTTCCAGAACTGGATCGAGACGCCCAACCGCTACTGGTCCATCGGCCCGCAGTTCGCCATGACGCTGTTCGACGGCGGGCTGATCGCCTCCCAGGTCGAGCAGGCCGAGGCGAGCTACGACCAGACCGTGGCGACCTACCGGCAGACCGTGCTGGACAGCTTCCGCGAGGTCGAGGACTACATGGTCCAGCTCAAGGTGCTGGAAGAGGAGAGCGGCGTGCAGCAGGAAGCGCTGGACGCTTCCCGCGAGGCGCTGCGCCTGACCACCAACCAGTACAAGGCCGGCACCATCGACTACAGCAACGTGGTCACCACCCAGACCAGTGCGCTGTCCAACGAGCGCACGCTGCTGACCCTCACCGGCAGCCGGTTGACGGCCAGCGTGCAGTTGATCGCCGCGCTGGGCGGGGGGTGGGATGCGGCGAAGATCGCCGAGGAAGGGCAGGCCAAACGCGACTGACGCAACCGTCAGTCGTCGATCAGCGCGGTCAGCGGAATCCGGAAGTGGCTTTGTCCATCGAGGGATTTCACCCCGCGCGGCGACGCGGTGCTGACCAGCGCCACGCCATCCAGGCGCTCCAGTACTTCGCAGTCGATCTGCCCGATCGCCGGCAGGCGGTCATCGGCACTGGCCGTGCGCAGGCGTGAGCGCGGCTTGAGGAAGCGCCAGTCGCGGCCACAGGCATCGATCAGGCGGCACTCGGCCCAGCCAGGGAAGCACTCTTCGGTATAACGCACGATCTCGACCATCAGGCGTGGCATGGCTGGCTCTCCGTCGGCAGGTTGTAGGGGGTGTTCAGCCAAGGAAGCGGCGGGCTGTGGTGAAGCTGCGTTGCCAGTAGCTGTTGTCCAGCGAGTCCATGCGGATGCTCGAGCCAGTGCTGGGGGCATGGATGAACTGGTTGTTGCCGATATAGAGACCGACGTGGCTGACGTTGCCACTGCCGTTGCGGTTGAAGAACACCGCATCGCCGGGCTTGAGCTGGGCAAGGCTGACATGCTTGCTGTCGTCGTCCTGGATCATTTCGCCGGTGGTGCGTGGCAG from Pseudomonas sp. GCEP-101 includes these protein-coding regions:
- a CDS encoding efflux transporter outer membrane subunit, with amino-acid sequence MIRSRSLLTPLALALALAGCAIGPDYQRPELTVPASFKEGEGWQLAKPQDGFNHGAWWELYGDATLNDLQTRLVAANQTLAQSLASYRQAQALAKGARSSFFPTISADVGKTRSGQGTGSGGSVRLPDGSTVSSGGGSSSISNSYSASLGVSWELDLWGKLRRQLEADTASMDASAADLANSRLSLQSQLTQNYLQLRVMDQQIKLLNDTVTAYQRSLKLTENQYNAGIVTKADVAQARTQLKSTEAQAIDLKYQRAQLEHAIAVLVGVPPAQFSLAAVDGVPKLPAVPALLPSELLQRRPDVASAERQVIAANAKIGVAKAAWFPDLTLTAAGGYRSGSFQNWIETPNRYWSIGPQFAMTLFDGGLIASQVEQAEASYDQTVATYRQTVLDSFREVEDYMVQLKVLEEESGVQQEALDASREALRLTTNQYKAGTIDYSNVVTTQTSALSNERTLLTLTGSRLTASVQLIAALGGGWDAAKIAEEGQAKRD
- a CDS encoding multidrug efflux RND transporter permease subunit: MGGLSRLFILRPVATLLLTVALMLAGVLSFSLLPVAPLPNVDFPTILVQASLPGASPETMASTVATPLERSLGRIAGVTDMTSSSSLGNTTIIVQFDLSKDIDGAAREVQSAINAAMSLLPSGMPNNPTYRKANPSDMPIMILTLTSDTYTRGQMYDLASTIVSPKLAQVKGVGQVSIGGSSLPAVRVDVNPDQLSQYGISLDTVRNAINNTNADGPKGSLEFGDRHWQVDSNDQLRKASEYAPLIVHYNAETGAAVRLKDVATVTDSVEDVRNAGFSDDLPAVLLIITRQPGANIIEATDAIHEQLPIIQDVLGPQVKLSVMDDRSPSIRSSLEEAELTLIISVVLVILVVYLFLRNGRATLIPSLAVPVSLVGTFAVMYLCGFSLNNLSLMALIIATGFVVDDAIVVVENIARRIEEGDPPIQAAIRGAREVSFTVLSMTLSLVAVFIPLLLMGGITGRLFREFSVTLAAAILVSLVVSLTLTPMLCARLLKPVERGPKKASLERQSNRYFVAFMQRYRASLSWALEHSRLMVVIMLGCIALNLYLFVVVPKGFLPQQDSGRLRGFAVADQSISFQALDKKMAEFRRILSEDPGVENVVGFVGGGKWQSSNTGSFFVTLKDISERDSAETIVNRLRKRLAQVPGANLFLVAGQDVRIGGRQGNAQYDFTLRSDDLTLLREWAPKVEAAMNKVPQIVDVSSDAQDKGVQSRLVIDRDRAASLGVNVAEVDAVLNNSYGQRQVSTIFNPLNQYHVVMEVAQPYQETPEELRQVYVINSEGQRIPLSAFTHIEPSRAPLEVNHQGQFAATTFSFNLAQGAQIGPARDAILAAVEPIHLPMEIQATFEGNAGAVQDTQNDMPWLILLALVSVYIVLGILYESYVHPLTILSTLPSAGVGALLTLMLFRTELSLIALIGVILLIGIVKKNAIMMIDFALDAERTQGLSPRDAILEAAMKRFRPIMMTTLAAILGALPLIFGIGGDAALRRPLGMTIVGGLIGSQLLTLYTTPVVYLYLDRLRHWVNQKRGVRTDGALETPV